A genomic segment from Bradyrhizobium sp. CB1015 encodes:
- a CDS encoding acyl-CoA dehydrogenase produces MTYRAPISDMLLSLNHGAGLKAAVEAGHYGDFDADLAAAVLEEAGKFASDVLAPLNKIGDEHGIKLEGGKVTTAPGWPDAYKRWTEGGWNAVSGPEDFGGQGLPLAINAACTEIWSAANVAFGLCPLLTASAIEALDAHGSDELKTIYLEKLVSGEWTGTMQLTEPQAGSDVGALRTRAEKQADGTYRIKGTKIFITYGEHDMTDNIVHFVLARLPDAPAGTKGISLFLVPKFMVNADGSLGQRNDIYASGVEHKLGMHASPTCTMTMGDHGGAIGYLIGEENQGMRCMFTMMNQARLGVGLEGVGVADRAYQQALSYAQERRQGRAVGKTGDGSDAIFVHPDVKRMLMRMRAQTAAARTICYATAVAIDVSTRAKDPKVRANAAARAALLTPMAKAYSTDIGNEVAYLGVQVHGGMGFIEETGAAQHYRDARITAIYEGTNGIQAIDLVTRKLAANGGASVWALLDELSATVKQVEASNDPAFGTTGTKLREALEALTRTSKWLLERVASAPNDALAGATPYLQQFGATLGGCLLASEALAAKAEGVGDAPRYVALARFFAENIAVQAGALERTVTESAESVAAADAALLG; encoded by the coding sequence ATGACCTACCGCGCACCGATTTCTGACATGCTGCTGTCGCTCAACCATGGCGCGGGCCTCAAGGCCGCCGTGGAAGCCGGCCATTACGGCGATTTCGACGCCGACCTCGCGGCCGCCGTGCTGGAGGAAGCCGGCAAGTTCGCATCCGACGTGCTGGCGCCGCTCAACAAGATCGGCGACGAGCACGGCATCAAGCTCGAGGGCGGCAAGGTCACGACCGCGCCGGGCTGGCCTGACGCCTACAAGCGCTGGACCGAGGGCGGCTGGAACGCGGTGTCCGGCCCCGAGGATTTCGGCGGCCAGGGCCTGCCGCTCGCGATCAACGCCGCCTGCACCGAGATCTGGAGCGCGGCCAACGTCGCCTTCGGCCTCTGCCCGCTGCTGACGGCGTCGGCGATCGAGGCGCTGGATGCCCATGGCAGCGACGAGCTGAAGACAATCTATCTCGAAAAGCTCGTCTCCGGCGAATGGACCGGCACGATGCAGCTGACCGAGCCGCAGGCCGGCTCCGACGTCGGCGCGCTGCGCACCCGCGCGGAAAAGCAGGCCGACGGCACCTATCGCATCAAGGGAACGAAGATCTTCATCACCTATGGCGAGCACGACATGACCGACAACATCGTGCATTTCGTGCTGGCGCGTCTGCCCGATGCGCCCGCCGGCACCAAGGGCATCTCGCTGTTCCTCGTGCCGAAGTTCATGGTCAACGCGGACGGCTCGCTGGGGCAGCGCAACGACATCTATGCGAGCGGCGTCGAGCACAAGCTCGGCATGCATGCCTCGCCGACCTGCACCATGACCATGGGCGATCATGGCGGCGCGATCGGCTATCTGATCGGCGAAGAGAACCAGGGCATGCGCTGCATGTTCACGATGATGAACCAGGCCCGCCTCGGCGTCGGCCTGGAGGGCGTCGGCGTTGCCGACCGCGCCTACCAGCAGGCCTTGTCGTATGCGCAGGAGCGCCGCCAAGGCCGCGCGGTCGGCAAGACAGGCGACGGCTCGGATGCGATCTTCGTGCATCCCGACGTCAAGCGCATGCTGATGCGGATGCGGGCGCAGACCGCGGCCGCGCGCACCATCTGCTATGCGACGGCCGTCGCCATCGACGTTTCGACCCGCGCCAAGGATCCGAAGGTGCGCGCCAATGCAGCCGCGCGCGCGGCGCTGCTGACGCCGATGGCCAAGGCGTACTCCACCGATATCGGCAACGAGGTCGCCTATCTCGGCGTGCAGGTGCATGGCGGTATGGGCTTCATCGAGGAGACCGGCGCGGCCCAGCATTACCGTGATGCCCGCATCACCGCGATCTACGAGGGCACCAACGGCATCCAGGCGATCGATCTCGTCACGCGCAAGTTAGCTGCCAATGGCGGCGCATCGGTGTGGGCGCTGCTCGACGAGCTTTCGGCAACCGTCAAGCAGGTGGAGGCCTCCAATGATCCCGCCTTCGGCACCACCGGCACCAAGCTGCGCGAGGCGCTGGAGGCGCTCACGCGGACCAGCAAATGGCTGCTGGAGCGCGTTGCCTCCGCTCCGAACGACGCGCTTGCGGGGGCAACGCCCTATCTGCAGCAATTCGGCGCGACGCTCGGCGGCTGCCTGCTCGCCTCCGAAGCGCTCGCCGCCAAGGCCGAAGGCGTCGGCGATGCGCCACGCTACGTCGCGCTGGCGCGTTTTTTTGCCGAGAACATCGCGGTGCAGGCGGGCGCGCTCGAGCGCACCGTGACGGAAAGCGCGGAGTCGGTCGCGGCGGCGGATGCGGCGTTGCTGGGGTAA
- a CDS encoding TetR/AcrR family transcriptional regulator yields the protein MANIDPVRRAEIGREKRARTRAQLIAAASALFARQTVESVTVDDLVREAGVAKGTFYVHFKDLPELTAAVADELVKEIDDLLQPVRLTIDDPALRIAYGCSCFLDRALADPGWAGVAARMAAAAATVGEVARRRLLEDIKRNTKRLSQGGVISAELALEVVVGIMLQVFAGIAEGRLSSRHREGAIAAILRAIGLDARQVKSVLTRLPAQANAARSGLPGKAGTARRRSVGSSA from the coding sequence ATGGCCAACATCGATCCGGTCCGTCGTGCGGAAATCGGCCGCGAGAAGCGGGCGAGGACCCGCGCCCAACTCATTGCTGCCGCGAGTGCGCTGTTCGCGCGCCAGACCGTGGAATCGGTCACGGTCGACGATCTCGTGCGGGAAGCGGGGGTCGCCAAGGGGACGTTCTACGTTCACTTCAAGGATCTGCCTGAACTGACGGCTGCCGTAGCTGACGAACTGGTTAAGGAGATCGACGATCTGCTGCAGCCGGTCCGGCTCACGATCGATGATCCCGCGCTCCGCATTGCCTACGGCTGTAGCTGTTTCCTCGATCGGGCGCTCGCCGATCCTGGTTGGGCAGGCGTGGCGGCGCGGATGGCCGCAGCTGCTGCGACTGTCGGCGAGGTGGCGCGTCGGCGTCTGCTCGAAGACATCAAGCGGAACACGAAGCGCCTGAGCCAGGGCGGCGTCATAAGTGCCGAACTCGCTCTGGAGGTCGTGGTCGGCATCATGCTGCAAGTGTTTGCCGGGATCGCCGAGGGCCGCTTGTCGTCGCGCCATCGCGAGGGCGCGATCGCGGCGATTCTCCGGGCGATCGGTCTCGACGCGCGCCAGGTAAAGTCGGTGCTGACGCGCCTGCCGGCGCAAGCGAATGCGGCGCGATCCGGCTTGCCCGGCAAGGCCGGGACGGCGCGGCGGCGTAGCGTCGGCAGCTCCGCCTAG
- a CDS encoding IS481 family transposase, giving the protein MDTHKNAPLTPKGREAMVRSVIEDGLTKAAAALQFNVSAKTVAKWVKRFREEGVDGLRDRSSKPLSSPSQTPVATCTVIEALRRQRHIGKQIAAEVGVSPATVSRILRRLGLNRLRDLEPAEPVRRYEREHPGELIHIDIKKLGKFKRIGHRITGDRMGQSSLRARGEGPGWEYVHVCIDDASRIAFSKVMKSERQGCAVSFLKAAIAYYASLGIKVERVMTDNGSCYKSFAFRKACRRLGLKHIRTKPYTPKTNGKAERFIQTSLREWAYARAYNTSEERAAELPRWLHSYNWHRPHGSIGSMPPISRLALTRNNLLRLHT; this is encoded by the coding sequence ATGGACACCCATAAGAATGCGCCTCTGACGCCAAAAGGTCGAGAGGCCATGGTGCGAAGCGTGATCGAGGATGGCCTGACGAAGGCTGCAGCCGCGCTCCAGTTCAATGTTTCAGCCAAGACCGTCGCCAAGTGGGTCAAGCGCTTCCGCGAGGAAGGTGTGGATGGGTTGCGTGATCGCTCCTCAAAACCCCTTTCATCGCCAAGCCAAACCCCTGTCGCCACATGCACCGTCATCGAGGCGTTGCGCCGGCAGCGCCACATAGGCAAGCAAATCGCCGCCGAGGTAGGCGTCTCGCCAGCGACCGTCAGCCGTATCCTGCGGCGGCTGGGATTGAACCGATTGCGCGATTTGGAACCAGCCGAGCCAGTGCGGCGCTATGAACGTGAACACCCCGGCGAGCTGATCCACATCGACATCAAAAAGCTGGGCAAGTTCAAACGTATAGGCCATCGCATCACCGGCGACCGAATGGGGCAGAGCAGCCTGCGGGCGCGCGGTGAAGGGCCTGGCTGGGAATATGTCCACGTCTGTATCGACGATGCTTCGCGGATCGCCTTCAGCAAGGTCATGAAGAGCGAACGACAGGGCTGCGCCGTGAGTTTCCTCAAGGCCGCGATCGCCTACTATGCGAGCCTGGGCATCAAGGTCGAGCGGGTGATGACCGACAACGGCTCTTGCTACAAATCCTTCGCCTTCCGCAAAGCCTGCAGACGTCTCGGCCTCAAGCATATCCGCACCAAGCCTTATACTCCGAAGACCAACGGCAAGGCCGAGCGCTTCATCCAGACCAGTTTGCGCGAATGGGCCTATGCCCGCGCTTACAACACCTCAGAAGAAAGGGCTGCTGAACTGCCGAGATGGCTGCACAGCTATAACTGGCACCGCCCGCATGGCAGTATCGGCTCGATGCCACCGATCAGCAGACTCGCCCTAACCAGGAACAACCTGTTGAGGCTCCACACCTAG
- a CDS encoding fumarylacetoacetate hydrolase family protein: MATNLVRFEAGNGPRWGVVTGAEIAPLSDDYPTTAALIERGEADWRAACSRDARVALASVKILAPITTPCRLYCQGANYRQHMIESGMDPDAKLFNMFFTKADASVCPGGEKVTRPAHVKLLDYEIELALVFRRPISSAVTVTRERLPDYVFAITIANDLSARDVQLPQTQFFKGKSYRGFCPIGPWLTVLERDEFPRIDDLALELDVNGAPRQRDTTANLVFKPAETISELSTFANIVPGDVLLTGTPSGCALRVPPPPVRRLLQVLPERMLWKLFLAAQARRPQYLKPGDRITARIRSRDGAIDLGEQATEIVNL; encoded by the coding sequence GTGGCGACCAATCTGGTGCGTTTCGAAGCAGGTAACGGCCCGCGTTGGGGCGTGGTAACCGGGGCGGAGATCGCTCCTCTCTCGGACGACTATCCGACCACGGCAGCGCTGATCGAACGGGGCGAGGCCGATTGGCGTGCGGCCTGCAGCCGCGACGCGCGCGTCGCCCTCGCTTCGGTGAAGATCCTGGCGCCGATAACGACGCCGTGCCGACTGTATTGCCAAGGCGCCAACTACCGCCAGCACATGATCGAATCCGGAATGGATCCCGATGCCAAGCTGTTCAACATGTTCTTCACCAAGGCCGATGCCTCGGTCTGCCCGGGCGGCGAGAAGGTGACACGTCCCGCGCACGTGAAATTGCTGGACTACGAGATCGAGCTCGCGCTGGTATTCCGCCGGCCGATCTCGTCTGCAGTCACGGTGACGCGCGAGAGGCTGCCCGACTACGTCTTCGCAATCACCATCGCCAACGATCTCAGCGCGCGGGACGTGCAGCTGCCGCAGACCCAGTTCTTCAAGGGCAAGAGCTACCGCGGCTTCTGCCCGATCGGCCCGTGGCTCACGGTGCTGGAACGCGACGAGTTTCCTCGGATCGACGATCTCGCGCTCGAGCTCGATGTCAATGGAGCGCCGCGGCAGCGCGACACCACTGCCAACCTGGTATTCAAGCCCGCCGAGACGATCTCCGAGTTGTCGACCTTCGCGAACATCGTGCCCGGCGACGTGCTCTTGACCGGCACGCCGAGCGGCTGCGCGCTGCGGGTGCCGCCGCCGCCAGTGCGCCGGCTGCTCCAGGTGCTACCGGAGCGCATGCTGTGGAAGCTGTTCCTCGCCGCACAGGCGCGCCGGCCGCAATATCTCAAGCCGGGCGATCGGATCACGGCACGGATCCGCAGCCGCGACGGCGCCATCGATCTCGGCGAACAGGCGACCGAGATCGTCAACCTATGA
- a CDS encoding bifunctional 3-(3-hydroxy-phenyl)propionate/3-hydroxycinnamic acid hydroxylase, which produces MVANLLGIAGVQIAVLEANEGLLGLPRAIAYDAETLRLFSQIGLLDEITPGLIQNPHVRHLNARGRVLMQADPPSCGPYGHSSLGTFYQPEFERVLLRGLARFDNVEVLFGHTVANLVQCQDEAVLSIATRQSASTLRAKFVVGCDGGTSRVRDWLGARLIGSTYTQRWLVVDAIVKGHKVNQISFYCDPSRPRVELPAVGDRVRWEFMQLPGETEEGLKNDGRIMALIADNTRYREVRIERKAVYTFHARVADRWRNKRGFLAGDAAHLMPPFAGQGMNGGMKDAVNLAWKLASVLKGLAAETILDSYELERAPVVRKMVEVSRRLGAVIMPTSRSTAALRDAVFACLNMSRAFRDFIGRGGVVPPPAIGRSALTGVGGDPLVGQMLPQPSVRTPDGSFPLDTFQACHQWLVLGIGVDPATMLSARDLGILDALDVRFVCVNGGSEEPRTLELRCDDPTFDAWVKRHAVRAVLVRPDRFIADRLDPHGCDLPVLTPFARARRVTAPPIAA; this is translated from the coding sequence ATGGTGGCGAACCTGCTCGGCATCGCCGGGGTGCAGATCGCGGTGCTGGAGGCCAACGAGGGGCTGCTCGGTCTGCCGCGAGCTATCGCCTACGATGCGGAAACACTCCGCCTCTTCTCGCAGATTGGGCTGCTCGACGAAATCACGCCCGGACTCATCCAGAACCCCCATGTCCGCCACCTCAATGCGCGCGGTCGCGTGCTGATGCAGGCGGACCCTCCGAGCTGCGGGCCGTACGGCCATTCCTCGCTGGGCACCTTCTACCAGCCGGAATTTGAGCGGGTTCTGCTCAGAGGGCTAGCGCGCTTCGATAATGTCGAGGTGCTGTTTGGGCACACCGTCGCCAATCTGGTGCAGTGTCAGGACGAAGCCGTGCTGTCGATCGCAACCCGCCAGAGTGCGAGCACGTTGCGGGCGAAATTCGTCGTTGGCTGTGACGGCGGCACGAGTCGGGTCCGCGATTGGCTCGGCGCCAGGCTCATCGGCTCGACCTATACCCAGCGCTGGCTGGTGGTCGATGCCATCGTCAAGGGCCACAAGGTCAATCAGATCAGCTTCTATTGCGACCCGAGCCGTCCGCGCGTGGAGCTGCCGGCAGTGGGCGATCGCGTGCGCTGGGAATTCATGCAGCTTCCGGGCGAAACCGAAGAGGGCCTGAAGAACGACGGGCGGATCATGGCGCTGATCGCCGACAACACGCGCTATCGCGAGGTCCGGATCGAACGCAAGGCTGTCTACACTTTTCACGCTCGAGTCGCCGACCGCTGGCGCAACAAGCGCGGATTTCTCGCCGGCGACGCGGCGCACCTGATGCCGCCATTCGCCGGCCAGGGCATGAACGGCGGCATGAAGGACGCCGTCAATCTCGCGTGGAAGTTGGCGTCCGTGCTCAAGGGGCTCGCTGCGGAGACGATCCTCGACAGCTACGAGCTCGAACGCGCGCCGGTAGTGCGCAAGATGGTCGAGGTGTCGCGCCGGCTTGGTGCGGTGATCATGCCAACCAGCCGCAGCACTGCCGCGCTGCGCGACGCGGTTTTCGCCTGCCTGAACATGTCGCGTGCCTTCCGCGACTTCATCGGTCGCGGCGGCGTGGTGCCGCCGCCGGCGATCGGCCGTAGCGCGTTGACCGGGGTGGGTGGCGATCCCCTGGTCGGCCAGATGCTGCCGCAGCCGAGCGTGAGGACGCCGGACGGCTCTTTCCCCCTCGACACGTTTCAGGCGTGCCATCAGTGGCTGGTGCTCGGCATCGGCGTCGATCCGGCGACGATGCTCTCCGCGCGTGACCTCGGCATCCTCGATGCACTCGATGTCCGCTTCGTTTGCGTCAACGGCGGCAGCGAGGAACCGCGGACGCTCGAACTGCGATGTGACGATCCCACCTTCGATGCGTGGGTAAAGCGCCACGCGGTGCGCGCGGTGCTCGTACGCCCCGACCGTTTCATCGCCGACCGGCTCGATCCGCATGGATGCGATCTGCCGGTTCTCACCCCGTTCGCGCGCGCGCGCCGCGTCACCGCACCGCCGATCGCGGCCTGA
- a CDS encoding VOC family protein, giving the protein MSTNPLLKSGPGSIKLPRSASPVVKANQLLYAHFERPDLETAERYLIDFGLERAARTDSELFMRGTGPAPYIYRVVRGRNARFLGIGLSVPKAEDLETLARKLGSRVEPADGPGGGSVVHLRDPEGVAVHVHHGFIPSKPLPVRPQILHNAPSQTVRVNDTQRPKLEPPQVTKLGHLVLETPDFDRSVRWYMDTFGFIPSDVMCLADGTPVGSFTRLDRGNEPSDHHTIFVAMGMESNVDHVAFEVVDLDAVEMGQQVLMAKRYRHAWGVGRHLLGSQIFDYWRDPWGQKHEHYADGDLFDAAQPAGYHLMDRGGLYQWGPDLPDDFIDTRMTPGRLWRVLKLAIKDKARLKLLVALKNSMANPGRHWQR; this is encoded by the coding sequence ATGTCGACCAATCCGTTGCTCAAGAGTGGCCCGGGCAGCATCAAGCTGCCTCGCAGTGCCTCGCCGGTCGTGAAGGCGAACCAACTGCTGTACGCACACTTCGAGCGGCCCGATCTCGAAACAGCGGAGCGCTACCTCATCGACTTCGGTCTCGAGCGTGCCGCGCGGACCGACAGTGAACTGTTCATGCGGGGGACCGGGCCGGCGCCGTACATCTACCGTGTCGTTCGAGGGCGCAACGCCCGCTTCCTCGGGATCGGGCTCTCGGTTCCGAAGGCCGAGGATCTCGAGACGCTGGCCCGGAAGCTCGGCAGCCGCGTCGAGCCGGCCGACGGACCGGGAGGCGGCTCGGTCGTGCACCTGCGCGATCCGGAAGGCGTCGCCGTGCACGTTCACCACGGCTTCATCCCGAGCAAGCCGCTGCCCGTCCGCCCGCAGATCCTGCACAACGCGCCGAGCCAGACCGTGCGCGTCAACGACACCCAGCGGCCGAAGCTCGAGCCGCCACAGGTCACCAAGCTCGGCCATCTCGTGCTGGAGACGCCCGATTTCGATCGCAGTGTGCGCTGGTATATGGACACGTTCGGCTTCATCCCGTCGGACGTGATGTGCCTCGCTGATGGCACTCCAGTGGGCTCGTTCACCCGGCTCGATCGCGGCAATGAGCCGAGCGATCACCACACGATCTTCGTTGCCATGGGGATGGAGTCGAACGTCGACCATGTGGCGTTCGAGGTCGTGGATCTCGACGCCGTGGAGATGGGCCAGCAGGTGCTGATGGCCAAGCGCTATCGCCATGCTTGGGGCGTCGGTCGCCATCTCCTCGGCAGCCAGATCTTCGACTATTGGCGCGACCCCTGGGGCCAGAAGCACGAGCACTACGCCGACGGCGACCTGTTCGACGCGGCGCAGCCGGCAGGCTATCACCTGATGGATCGAGGCGGCCTCTACCAGTGGGGGCCGGACCTGCCCGACGACTTCATCGACACCCGCATGACACCGGGGCGACTCTGGCGAGTGCTGAAGCTCGCGATCAAGGACAAGGCGCGGTTGAAGCTGCTGGTGGCGCTCAAAAACAGCATGGCGAACCCGGGTCGCCATTGGCAGCGCTGA
- a CDS encoding acyl-CoA synthetase yields MPYRNFIKTTRERHPMAVRDLSDIQRIEAEPLASRGLPQTTYEVFGASAKRWPDRKALSFFPTADSYQRASTWTYVELLAEITRAANALHAFGVSADHPVAYVLPNLPETHFTIWGGEAAGVVLAVNPLLEPDLIVEILRAAKVRVLVTLAPFPGAELWSKLGPHLWALPELRVVALVDAMTYLGGVGATTVAAAAASVPGAKFEIVDFRAAMQGQPADRLIAPRTITEHSVSSYFCTGGTTGAPKIAVRTHGNEIFDAWAAAQVFGERDEPRTYLCGLPLFHVNAQLATGLLPWMHGNHVLLATPEGYRGKNLIARFWEIAAHYHIATFSGVPTIYAALLEAPIGENDISSLEYAICGAAPMPARLIEAFEAKTGLKIVEGYGLTEGTCVSSLNPPEGKRHAGSIGLRLPYQQMRVVILDDAGRFLRMADIDEVGTIAITGPNVFAGYLDPQQNKDLWINIEGSRWLNTGDLGRQDDQGYFWLAGRRKELIIRGGHNIDPKLIEDALSKHPAVAMAAAVGSPDAYAGEVPVAYVQPKPGIAVSDQELMDFAAAHIPERAAIPKFVKIMPSLPVTGIGKIFKPALQQREIEAVVRAQAANAGAIVDEVWFERDPRFGQVVRVRASAGAAPLRAALEHYAFRSDVVD; encoded by the coding sequence TTGCCCTACCGCAATTTCATCAAGACGACACGCGAAAGGCATCCCATGGCGGTGCGAGATCTCAGCGATATTCAGAGGATCGAGGCGGAGCCTCTTGCCTCGCGAGGCTTGCCGCAGACGACCTATGAGGTGTTCGGGGCGAGCGCGAAACGCTGGCCCGATCGGAAGGCGCTGTCGTTCTTCCCGACTGCGGACAGCTATCAGCGCGCCTCGACATGGACCTATGTGGAGCTCCTGGCGGAGATCACCCGCGCCGCGAATGCGCTTCATGCCTTCGGCGTCAGCGCAGATCATCCGGTCGCTTATGTGCTGCCGAACCTTCCCGAAACCCACTTCACGATCTGGGGCGGTGAGGCGGCCGGGGTGGTGCTCGCGGTCAATCCGCTGCTCGAGCCTGATCTGATCGTGGAGATCCTTCGCGCGGCCAAGGTGCGGGTGCTGGTCACGCTGGCGCCGTTCCCCGGGGCCGAGCTATGGAGCAAGCTTGGGCCGCACCTTTGGGCGCTCCCCGAGCTTCGTGTGGTCGCTCTGGTCGACGCTATGACTTATCTTGGGGGCGTCGGGGCGACGACGGTCGCAGCCGCAGCGGCCAGCGTGCCTGGCGCTAAATTCGAGATCGTGGATTTCCGCGCGGCGATGCAGGGCCAGCCGGCCGATCGCCTGATCGCGCCGCGGACGATCACGGAACATTCGGTCTCGTCCTACTTCTGCACCGGGGGCACGACAGGTGCGCCGAAGATCGCGGTGCGTACGCATGGCAACGAGATCTTCGATGCCTGGGCCGCGGCGCAAGTGTTCGGAGAGCGCGACGAGCCGCGGACCTATTTATGCGGCCTGCCGCTGTTTCACGTCAACGCGCAGCTCGCCACCGGCCTGTTGCCGTGGATGCACGGCAACCACGTGCTGCTCGCCACTCCCGAAGGATACCGCGGCAAGAACCTGATCGCGCGCTTCTGGGAGATCGCGGCGCACTATCACATTGCAACATTCTCCGGTGTGCCGACGATCTATGCCGCCCTGCTCGAGGCGCCCATCGGCGAGAACGACATCTCCAGCCTCGAATACGCGATCTGCGGCGCGGCGCCGATGCCGGCCAGGTTGATCGAGGCCTTTGAAGCCAAGACGGGGCTCAAGATCGTCGAGGGCTATGGGCTGACCGAGGGCACCTGCGTCTCCTCTCTCAATCCGCCGGAGGGCAAACGCCACGCCGGGTCGATCGGCTTGCGCCTGCCATACCAGCAGATGCGCGTCGTAATCCTCGATGATGCCGGGCGCTTCCTGCGAATGGCGGACATCGACGAGGTCGGAACAATCGCCATCACCGGGCCCAACGTGTTCGCGGGCTATCTCGATCCGCAGCAGAACAAGGATCTTTGGATCAACATCGAGGGATCACGCTGGCTCAACACCGGCGATCTCGGGCGACAGGATGATCAGGGTTATTTCTGGCTGGCCGGTCGGCGCAAGGAGCTGATCATCAGGGGAGGGCACAACATCGATCCGAAGCTGATCGAAGATGCGCTGTCCAAACATCCGGCTGTGGCGATGGCGGCGGCCGTCGGCAGCCCTGACGCCTATGCCGGCGAGGTCCCTGTCGCTTATGTGCAGCCGAAACCCGGCATTGCCGTCAGCGACCAAGAGCTGATGGATTTCGCCGCGGCCCATATTCCAGAGCGGGCGGCGATCCCGAAGTTCGTGAAGATCATGCCGTCGCTGCCGGTGACCGGGATCGGCAAGATCTTCAAGCCGGCCCTCCAGCAACGCGAGATCGAGGCGGTGGTCCGGGCTCAGGCGGCAAACGCGGGCGCGATCGTCGACGAGGTTTGGTTCGAACGAGATCCGCGCTTCGGACAGGTCGTTCGAGTCCGTGCCAGCGCGGGCGCGGCGCCGCTACGGGCGGCACTGGAGCATTATGCGTTCCGGTCCGACGTGGTGGATTGA
- a CDS encoding alcohol dehydrogenase catalytic domain-containing protein, protein MVTNTIGRALMCVGPGGGFEIRKVPRRKPATGEIEVAVAAASVNPIDVRRAQGYGRRLLSLMGAGRFPMVLGNDFAGTVTAVGNNAGAFKIGDRVYGVKPPSVEGTHASHVLVKAAHVLPAPAGRDLQALAALPYSFVTMWLAVRGSGLTRQNAGGKRVLVHGAAGGLGILALQMLGRWGAQATAIARPADVAACRQAGAAEVLDGNIKPFASLSRAFDATLNFAAWEDDLSLLGCLREGALGHATTVHPLLANFDELGWLRGALKTFSDKRRHRAALPKGTQNYAWTVFRPDAAALRELRQSVEQQCDGLSIGLRTPLASAAQAFDHVRSRRRGRALVLVEQRLDQVD, encoded by the coding sequence ATGGTGACGAATACGATAGGTCGCGCCCTGATGTGTGTCGGGCCGGGTGGTGGTTTCGAGATCCGAAAGGTTCCCCGGCGAAAGCCGGCGACCGGCGAGATCGAGGTCGCCGTCGCAGCGGCGTCGGTCAATCCCATCGACGTGCGGCGCGCGCAAGGTTATGGCCGGCGGCTGTTGTCACTCATGGGAGCCGGCAGGTTTCCAATGGTGCTCGGTAATGATTTCGCAGGCACCGTGACCGCCGTCGGCAACAATGCCGGGGCATTCAAGATTGGCGATCGCGTCTATGGCGTGAAGCCGCCATCGGTCGAGGGGACCCATGCCAGCCACGTGCTGGTCAAGGCTGCCCATGTGCTGCCCGCTCCCGCGGGGCGGGATCTTCAGGCTCTCGCGGCACTCCCCTACAGTTTCGTGACGATGTGGCTTGCGGTGCGCGGTTCGGGATTGACACGGCAGAATGCCGGTGGAAAGCGTGTGCTCGTCCATGGCGCGGCTGGCGGCCTCGGGATACTGGCGCTGCAGATGCTGGGCAGATGGGGCGCCCAGGCGACGGCGATCGCGCGGCCGGCGGATGTCGCGGCCTGCCGCCAGGCGGGGGCGGCTGAGGTGCTCGACGGCAATATCAAGCCATTCGCGTCGCTGTCGCGGGCGTTCGATGCGACGCTCAATTTCGCCGCCTGGGAGGACGATCTGTCATTGCTCGGTTGCCTTCGAGAAGGCGCGCTCGGCCATGCCACAACGGTGCACCCGCTGCTCGCGAATTTCGACGAACTCGGCTGGCTGCGTGGCGCCCTGAAGACGTTCTCCGACAAGCGGCGTCACCGGGCCGCCTTGCCGAAGGGTACGCAAAACTACGCCTGGACCGTCTTTCGGCCCGACGCGGCCGCGCTACGGGAGCTGCGCCAGTCGGTCGAGCAGCAGTGCGATGGTCTTTCCATTGGCCTGCGGACGCCGCTGGCCAGTGCGGCCCAGGCCTTTGATCATGTCAGAAGCCGGCGACGCGGGCGTGCGCTGGTGCTGGTTGAGCAACGCCTTGACCAGGTGGACTAG